From a single Pelodiscus sinensis isolate JC-2024 chromosome 4, ASM4963464v1, whole genome shotgun sequence genomic region:
- the FGF19 gene encoding fibroblast growth factor 19: protein MWRSLCKSHTSLALLGLCFAVVVRSLPFSDAGPHVNYGWGEPIRLRHLYTASRHGLFNYFLRISSDGKVDGTSIQSPHSLLEIRAVAVRTVAIKGVHSSRYLCMEEDGKLHGLLRYSTEDCSFEEEIRPDGYNVYKSKKYGISVSLSSAKQRQQFKGKDFLPLSHFLPMINTVPVESMDFGEYGDYSHTFESDLFSSPLETDSMDPFGITSKISPVKSPSFQK from the exons ATGTGGAGGAGCCTGTGCAAATCTCACACgtctctggctctgctgggactCTGCTTTGCGGTGGTCGTGAGATCTCTGCCTTTCTCGGATGCAGGGCCACATGTGAACTATGGCTGGGGGGAGCCTATTCGATTAAGGCACCTATACACCGCCAGCAGACACGGGCTGTTCAATTACTTCCTGAGGATCAGCAGTGATGGCAAAGTGGATGGCACCAGCATTCAGAGTCCTCACA GTCTGCTGGAAATCAGGGCTGTGGCAGTTCGCACGGTGGCGATCAAGGGCGTCCACAGTTCCCGGTACCTCTGCATGGAAGAAGACGGGAAGCTGCATGGACTT CTCAGGTATTCTACAGAAGATTGCTCCTTTGAAGAGGAGATACGCCCAGATGGCTACAATGTATATAAATCAAAGAAATATGGAATCTCTGTGTCCTTAAGTAGTGCCAAACAAAGACAACAATTCAAAGGAAAAGACTTTCTTCCATTGTCTCACTTCTTGCCTATGATCAATACAGTACCTGTGGAGTCAATGGATTTTGGAGAATATGGTGATTATAGTCATACTTTTGAATCAGATCTATTCTCTTCACCTCTCGAAACTGACAGCATGGATCCCTTTGGAATCacctctaaaatatctccagtgaagaGCCCCAGCTTTCAGAAATAA